Proteins encoded in a region of the Cheilinus undulatus linkage group 8, ASM1832078v1, whole genome shotgun sequence genome:
- the rpp38 gene encoding ribonuclease P protein subunit p38 produces the protein MANVGKKSKKDSTFIRAKLSFTSPYTPKWSPLPQEDMHFILNTLKEKLVSIGLAKREVKGFHSCKKKKDKNAASTSEPVPELSQDPPLQDSPKNGWTDVAARKQLAIGINEVTKAVERNELKLLLVCKSVKPKHMTDHLIALSATRGVPACQVPRLSQSLSELLGLKSVLALGFRHCASQGDEVFTNTVEAITAKVPSLDVAWLQGGAQSVKPKDFVNPEEEEGEAERKGQKRKLESESELTESVSSGNLQPLQVKKIVANPAKKRKTKAKS, from the coding sequence ATGGCCAATGTGGGGAAGAAAAGCAAAAAGGATTCAACATTTATTCGAGCCAAACTCTCCTTCACCTCACCGTACACTCCAAAATGGAGCCCACTTCCCCAAGAAGATATGCATTTCATCCTGAACACCCTGAAGGAAAAGCTGGTTTCCATTGGCCTTGCGAAGAGAGAGGTGAAAGGTTTTCACTCCtgtaagaaaaagaaagataagAATGCTGCGTCCACATCAGAGCCTGTTCCTGAGCTGAGTCAGGACCCTCCTCTGCAGGATTCTCCCAAAAACGGCTGGACAGATGTGGCAGCCAGAAAACAACTAGCAATCGGCATCAATGAGGTCACCAAAGCTGTGGAGAGAAACGAGCTCAAACTGTTGCTTGTGTGCAAGTCTGTCAAGCCAAAACACATGACGGATCATCTAATCGCTCTGAGTGCAACTCGAGGTGTGCCAGCATGCCAGGTGCCTCGACTGAGCCAGAGTTTGTCTGAGCTTCTGGGGCTGAAAAGTGTCCTCGCGCTGGGATTCAGACACTGTGCCTCTCAAGGTGATGAGGTGTTCACTAACACTGTTGAGGCCATAACAGCCAAAGTGCCCTCCCTGGATGTCGCCTGGTTACAAGGTGGAGCACAGAGCGTAAAACCTAAAGACTTTGTGAAccctgaggaggaggaaggcgAAGCTGAGAGGAAGggacagaaaagaaaactaGAGAGTGAATCTGAGCTCACAGAATCTGTCTCCTCTGGCAACCTGCAACCCCTCCAGGTTAAGAAAATAGTCGCTaatcctgcaaagaaaagaaaaacaaaggctAAGTCATAG
- the nmt2 gene encoding glycylpeptide N-tetradecanoyltransferase 2 isoform X1, translating into MMAEDSESAASQQSLELDDQDTCGIDGDNEEENEHLQGSPGGDLGAKRKKKKQKRKKEKPSSGGAKSDSASDSQEIKNPGLPIQKLQDIQRAMELLSCQGPAKSIDEATKHKYQFWDTQPVPKLNEVVTSHGPIEADKENIRQEPYSLPQGFMWDTLDLSNADVLKELYTLLNENYVEDDDNMFRFDYSPNFLKWALRPPGWLPQWHCGVRVSSNKKLVGFISAIPADIRIYDTVKRMVEINFLCVHKKLRSKRVAPVLIREITRRVNLEGIFQAVYTAGVVLPKPVSTCRYWHRSLNPRKLVEVKFSHLSRNMTLQRTMKLYRLPDSTKTPGLRPMEKRDIRQVTELLQKYLRRFQLAPSMGEEEVAHWFLPQDNIIDTYVVEVFGICFYPQTLKALLLVLLWCINTLSLTLQGAGGGLTDFSSFYTLPSTVMHHPLHRSLKAAYSFYNVHTQTPLLDLMNDALILAKLKGFDVFNALDLMENKVFLEKLKFGIGDGNLQYYLYNWKCPPMDPDKVGLVLQ; encoded by the exons atgaTGGCGGAGGACAGCGAATCCGCGGCCAGCCAGCAGAGCCTGGAGCTAGACGACCAGGACACCTGCGGGATAGACGGAGACAACGAAGAGGAGAATGAGCATTTGCAAGG GAGTCCAGGTGGAGATTTGGGGgccaagaggaagaagaagaaacagaagagaaagaaagagaagccCAGCTCAGGGGGTGCAAAGTCTGACTCTGCCTCAGACTCCCAGGAGATCAAG AACCCAGGCCTGCCCATTCAAAAGCTGCAAGACATCCAAAGAGCCATGGAGCTACTGTCCTGCCAGGGTCCAGCAAAGAGTATTGATGAGGCAACCAAGCACAAATACCAGTTCTGGGACACTCAGCCTGTGCCGAAGCTAA ATGAGGTGGTGACGAGTCACGGGCCAATAGAAgcagacaaagaaaacattaGACAGGAGCCATATTCCTTACCTCAAGGCTTTATGTGGGATACTCTGGATCTCAGCAATGCAGATGTA cTGAAGGAGTTGTACACGTTGTTAAATGAGAACTATGTGGAGGACGACGATAACATGTTCAGATTTGACTATTCACCAAACTTTCTAAAATG GGCTCTGCGTCCACCTGGCTGGTTACCACAGTGGCATTGTGGAGTGAGAGTGTCTTCGAATAAGAAGCTTGTTGGCTTCATCAGTGCCATCCCTGCTGATATACGAATCTATGACAC GGTAAAGAGGATGGTTGAAATCAACTTTCTGTGTGTCCATAAGAAGCTGCGTTCAAAGCGTGTTGCTCCTGTGTTAATCAGAGAAATTACACGGAGGGTGAACTTAGAAGGAATATTTCAGGCCGTATACACTGCAGGAGTGGTGCTTCCTAAACCTGTGTCCACATGCAG GTACTGGCATCGTTCTTTGAATCCCAGAAAACTTGTGGAAGTGAAATTCTCCCACCTAAGCAGAAACATGACCCTGCAAAGAACCATGAAACTCTACAGACTACCAGAT AGCACCAAGACTCCCGGTCTGCGGCCAATGGAGAAGCGGGATATTCGGCAGGTAACCGAGCTGCTACAGAAATATCTGAGACGTTTCCAACTTGCACCATCTATGGGAGAAGAGGAGGTGGCTCACTGGTTCCTTCCACAGGACAACATCATTGACACATATGTGGTAGAGGTATTTGGAATCTGTTTCTATCCTCAAACACTGAAAGCACTTCTGTTGGTTCTTCTTTGGTGCATAAATACTCTTTCCCTCACTCTTCAGGGAGCTGGTGGTGGACTGACAGACTTCAGTAGTTTCTACACACTGCCCTCTACCGTGATGCATCACCCTCTTCATAGGAGCCTGAAGGCCGCTTACTCTTTTTACAATGTTCATACACAAACTCCACTACTGGACTTAATGAATGATGCACTGATCCTCGCCAAGCTG AAAGGGTTTGATGTGTTCAATGCCTTGGATCTAATGGAGAATAAAGTGTTCCTGGAGAAGCTCAAGTTTGGCATAGGAGATGGAAATCTGCAGTATTACCTCTACAACTGGAAATGTCCtccaatggaccctgataag GTTGGCCTGGTCCTTCAGTAG
- the nmt2 gene encoding glycylpeptide N-tetradecanoyltransferase 2 isoform X2: MMAEDSESAASQQSLELDDQDTCGIDGDNEEENEHLQGSPGGDLGAKRKKKKQKRKKEKPSSGGAKSDSASDSQEIKNPGLPIQKLQDIQRAMELLSCQGPAKSIDEATKHKYQFWDTQPVPKLNEVVTSHGPIEADKENIRQEPYSLPQGFMWDTLDLSNADVLKELYTLLNENYVEDDDNMFRFDYSPNFLKWALRPPGWLPQWHCGVRVSSNKKLVGFISAIPADIRIYDTVKRMVEINFLCVHKKLRSKRVAPVLIREITRRVNLEGIFQAVYTAGVVLPKPVSTCRYWHRSLNPRKLVEVKFSHLSRNMTLQRTMKLYRLPDSTKTPGLRPMEKRDIRQVTELLQKYLRRFQLAPSMGEEEVAHWFLPQDNIIDTYVVEGAGGGLTDFSSFYTLPSTVMHHPLHRSLKAAYSFYNVHTQTPLLDLMNDALILAKLKGFDVFNALDLMENKVFLEKLKFGIGDGNLQYYLYNWKCPPMDPDKVGLVLQ, from the exons atgaTGGCGGAGGACAGCGAATCCGCGGCCAGCCAGCAGAGCCTGGAGCTAGACGACCAGGACACCTGCGGGATAGACGGAGACAACGAAGAGGAGAATGAGCATTTGCAAGG GAGTCCAGGTGGAGATTTGGGGgccaagaggaagaagaagaaacagaagagaaagaaagagaagccCAGCTCAGGGGGTGCAAAGTCTGACTCTGCCTCAGACTCCCAGGAGATCAAG AACCCAGGCCTGCCCATTCAAAAGCTGCAAGACATCCAAAGAGCCATGGAGCTACTGTCCTGCCAGGGTCCAGCAAAGAGTATTGATGAGGCAACCAAGCACAAATACCAGTTCTGGGACACTCAGCCTGTGCCGAAGCTAA ATGAGGTGGTGACGAGTCACGGGCCAATAGAAgcagacaaagaaaacattaGACAGGAGCCATATTCCTTACCTCAAGGCTTTATGTGGGATACTCTGGATCTCAGCAATGCAGATGTA cTGAAGGAGTTGTACACGTTGTTAAATGAGAACTATGTGGAGGACGACGATAACATGTTCAGATTTGACTATTCACCAAACTTTCTAAAATG GGCTCTGCGTCCACCTGGCTGGTTACCACAGTGGCATTGTGGAGTGAGAGTGTCTTCGAATAAGAAGCTTGTTGGCTTCATCAGTGCCATCCCTGCTGATATACGAATCTATGACAC GGTAAAGAGGATGGTTGAAATCAACTTTCTGTGTGTCCATAAGAAGCTGCGTTCAAAGCGTGTTGCTCCTGTGTTAATCAGAGAAATTACACGGAGGGTGAACTTAGAAGGAATATTTCAGGCCGTATACACTGCAGGAGTGGTGCTTCCTAAACCTGTGTCCACATGCAG GTACTGGCATCGTTCTTTGAATCCCAGAAAACTTGTGGAAGTGAAATTCTCCCACCTAAGCAGAAACATGACCCTGCAAAGAACCATGAAACTCTACAGACTACCAGAT AGCACCAAGACTCCCGGTCTGCGGCCAATGGAGAAGCGGGATATTCGGCAGGTAACCGAGCTGCTACAGAAATATCTGAGACGTTTCCAACTTGCACCATCTATGGGAGAAGAGGAGGTGGCTCACTGGTTCCTTCCACAGGACAACATCATTGACACATATGTGGTAGAG GGAGCTGGTGGTGGACTGACAGACTTCAGTAGTTTCTACACACTGCCCTCTACCGTGATGCATCACCCTCTTCATAGGAGCCTGAAGGCCGCTTACTCTTTTTACAATGTTCATACACAAACTCCACTACTGGACTTAATGAATGATGCACTGATCCTCGCCAAGCTG AAAGGGTTTGATGTGTTCAATGCCTTGGATCTAATGGAGAATAAAGTGTTCCTGGAGAAGCTCAAGTTTGGCATAGGAGATGGAAATCTGCAGTATTACCTCTACAACTGGAAATGTCCtccaatggaccctgataag GTTGGCCTGGTCCTTCAGTAG